A window of Chlorobium phaeobacteroides DSM 266 genomic DNA:
TCCGCTATGGCAGGTATCAAGATACACCTCAAGGGTTACCTTATCAGGCAGAGAAACAAAAAGCGAGTTAAGTTCGTCATCGGTAATGATGTGATCCGGATGCCACTGATCTTCCTGCTGGGCAAGATCGTAGGGGCAAAATGCTTCGTCTGACCTGTCCGGTTCATCTCCGCTTGTATCGGGCACCTGTGTGCCATGGCTTGAAAGACTGAACACAAGTGCGTCATATTTTCCTGCAATTGCCCCGTTAACCATTTTGCTCAACTCGGTCATGATGGCCGCCTTTGTGGCTTTCGCGTTCGTAAGTATTTTGACACTGTTGCTTGTGAATCCGAAGTAGTCTACAAGCAGACTTTTCATCTCATTGGCATCGTTAACACAGCCATTGAGCGTTGCGCTTGCGTAGTTTTTGAATCTGTTAATTCCCACACACAATGCTTTTTTTGCCATAATGGTTCTCCGTTTAGGATGTGTTGCAGACTATGGATTCGGTAAGCGAACAAGATAGGAAATGTAACGTAAATGTACATGATTCGTCCTTAAGAGCAAAAATACTTCGCTTTTCGGGATGATTCATTGCGCAAAAGAGCTGGCTTCTGAATAAAAATCTTTTAATGCGCGCTCTTCCGGTATGGTATGGAAAATGATTTTTTCGGATTGTTAAACCCTTGTGCAATAGCTATGTTATCTTTTTGAAACACCTGGCAATCATACATCACAGACGCTGCCTCTCATGGAAAACCTCTCTTTGCCTTGCCCTTTTCTCAATAATGTTCATCTGTCGGAAAAAACCTATTATCAGATCGGCGGTAAAGCACGTCTTTTTGCATTGCCTGAAAGTGTTCGACATATCGGGGATCTTCTGTGCTGGAACAGGATCCATCAGTTTCCGCTTGCGTTGATGGGCATGGGAAGCAACACGCTTTTTTCCAGCGAGCCTTTTGAGGGTATTGTTATTTCGTTTGAAAACATGAACCGGATGTTCTGGATTTCAGAACATGAATTATTCTGTGAAGCCGGAGTTGAAAACGGCGCCATTTCAGAAGAACTTCTCAATAAAGAGCGGGGAGGGGGAGAGTGGCTTTACCGTTTGCCGGGACAAATCGGGTCAACGGTGAGAATGAATGCCCGGTGTTTCGGCGGGGAGATTGCCGATGTTACGTCGGGTATTATGACTGCCTCGATAAGCGGAGCGCTTCGATGGCATAGACCGGATGAAGTGTTTCTCGGCTACAAGAACACATCGATCATGGATCGTTCGGAAATTGTCGTAGCTGTTGTGCTCTCTTTTTCCGCTGTGAAAAAACACGATGAGATTCAGGATCTGATGGAAAGTTTTGAAAAAGAGAGGTTTGATAAACATCATTTTGATTATCCGAGTTGCGGTTCAACCTTCAAGAATAATTATGAGGTCGGGCAATCGAGTGGACGGATTTTTGAAGCGCTGGGCTTCAAGGGAGTGCGGGAGGGAGGCGCTCAGGTAAGCCCCTATCATGCAAATTTTATCTATAATACCGGCGGGGCAACCTCCTCCGATGTGCTTCGCCTTGCAGCGAAAATGAAAACGGTGGCAGCAACCGCAATACCGGCTAAACTCGATCTCGAGGTTCAGTGTATTGGCTTGCACCCTAAGATTCTGCTTGAGGCCTGTGGCGTTCCTTTTGTGCCTGACAGGGTTGACGATGAGATGGGATGGGCGGGGATGTTCTGGCTTCCGCATGCAGAAGAGGCTAAATCCACTCTTCATGACCATCATCCGGAGTTGCTGCTTTATGGCCCGCTTACAAATTATTCAGACGAGTCGCTCTCCTTTCCGGGAGGTTTGTTTGTTTCAGTTGAGCAGTTACTTTCTCTTGACGATGCAGTATGTGACCCGGAACAACCCTTTCTGCGCTGGAGTACCATAGCTGTTGACGCTTCGGTATTCGCCAGGCTTCCCGGTGCAGCAATTGGTGACAACGGGTTTACCGATGAACTGTGGCAATACAGCGTGTCCGAACTTTTTTTAGGCCATGGAGAAGCAGAAAAAGAATACGTCGAGTTTGAAATGACACCTGACGGCGGCTGGGTAGCCCTTAAGTTCAGTCATAGGCGAAAAAGGGCAAACGGATTTGAAATACCTGTACAGGAACCATGGGAACGCCATACGACCAGGTTTCATGATCCGAACCGTTTCGGCATGACCTTTTCCTATTCACTGCTTGAACCATTTATTGTCGATCGCACTTTGGCAATGCAGTGCGCAGCAAGTATCGGCGAGTCTCGTTACGGTTTGTTTCCTTGGTGGAAAAGCCCGATCGGCACTCCGGATTTTCATCAGCCCGATCGATATTACCGGGTACAGCTCGGCTGATTTTTTTTCTGACCAAACCACGTCTTTCCACGACAACTGGGCCGCGGGAAAGAGCGGTTTGGTTGGACAGGATTGCTCTTAAAGGTCCGCAGCGGGCATTTGCGAAACCTCTTTTGCCGTAAACACAGGCCCCTCCTTGCAGACATAAATCGAACCGACATTACACCGACCGCACTTGCCGAGTCCGCATTTCATGCGGTTTTCAAGGGTAGTGTAAACATTGGATTCATCAAAGCCGAGTTTACCAAGGGAAATCAGGGTAAACTTGATCATAATCGGCGGGCCACAAAGTACTGCAATACAGTTTTCCGGAGAGGGGGCTGCCTGTTCGAGCACAGAGGGTACAAAGCCGACTCGATACTGCCAGTCCGGTGACTCTCCTCCTGGATCAACGGTGAGAACCAGTTCAACATCATTGCGGTTCTGCCACTCATCAAGCTCCTCTTTATAGACAAGATCGGCCACGGTTCTTGCTCCATAGACGATAGTGATTTTACCGAACTTGTCTCTCTGGTCAAGGCAAGACCAGATTACACTGCGTGTCGGCGGAAGCGCAATTCCTCCTGCGATAAAGAGCAGGTTTTTACCATAAAATTCTTCGATCGGAAACCGGTTCCCATACGGCCCCCTATAGGTTATAAGGTCACCAATCTCGGCAGAGGCGAGAGCGGAAGTCACTCGTCCTGACTGACGAAAGGTGCATTCAATATAATCCTTGCGGGTTTCAGGGCTGGCAACACAGAATGTGCTTTCACCTTCGCCATAGATGCCATAGAGACCGAACATGCCCGTCCGATACGTGTTCCTGAAATAGTCGAGATCGGCCGGATTCTGAAACTCAAGTCTTAATGTTTTCACGCCGGGAGCTTCATCGCGCTTTGCGACAATTTTCATGATTGCCGGCATGTAGATGCTCTGCTGTCCGTTACTGTTGTGTTCTTTCACCTGGATAATTTTGATATCTCTTGTAAAGTTTCTGTAATACCCATATCAACAGGACACTGGCGTGTACACCGTCCGCATCCGCTGCAACTGTTCATATCGAATTTGCCTGGAAAATAATTGAATTTATGCATGATGCGCTGCCGCCACCTTGATGACTGGGTAACTCTCGGGTTATGGCCGGAGGTGTGCATGGTAAAGAGCGCAAAAGAACAACTGTCCCAGTTTTTGCGGCGTATTCCCTTATAAATATCGCCTTCATCCTGAATGTCGAAACAGTGGCAGGT
This region includes:
- a CDS encoding caspase family protein; this encodes MAKKALCVGINRFKNYASATLNGCVNDANEMKSLLVDYFGFTSNSVKILTNAKATKAAIMTELSKMVNGAIAGKYDALVFSLSSHGTQVPDTSGDEPDRSDEAFCPYDLAQQEDQWHPDHIITDDELNSLFVSLPDKVTLEVYLDTCHSGTGLKAIDFLLQRKPRYLPPPSLDGFLDLESRTLRSFGQLKEKMPLTKKHTLWTGCKSSETSADALIEGKWHGAFTYYYSTELRKSKNTLSKDALLKLIRADLKAGRYTQTPQLEYNATAR
- the murB gene encoding UDP-N-acetylmuramate dehydrogenase, producing the protein MENLSLPCPFLNNVHLSEKTYYQIGGKARLFALPESVRHIGDLLCWNRIHQFPLALMGMGSNTLFSSEPFEGIVISFENMNRMFWISEHELFCEAGVENGAISEELLNKERGGGEWLYRLPGQIGSTVRMNARCFGGEIADVTSGIMTASISGALRWHRPDEVFLGYKNTSIMDRSEIVVAVVLSFSAVKKHDEIQDLMESFEKERFDKHHFDYPSCGSTFKNNYEVGQSSGRIFEALGFKGVREGGAQVSPYHANFIYNTGGATSSDVLRLAAKMKTVAATAIPAKLDLEVQCIGLHPKILLEACGVPFVPDRVDDEMGWAGMFWLPHAEEAKSTLHDHHPELLLYGPLTNYSDESLSFPGGLFVSVEQLLSLDDAVCDPEQPFLRWSTIAVDASVFARLPGAAIGDNGFTDELWQYSVSELFLGHGEAEKEYVEFEMTPDGGWVALKFSHRRKRANGFEIPVQEPWERHTTRFHDPNRFGMTFSYSLLEPFIVDRTLAMQCAASIGESRYGLFPWWKSPIGTPDFHQPDRYYRVQLG
- a CDS encoding FAD/NAD(P)-binding protein, yielding MPAIMKIVAKRDEAPGVKTLRLEFQNPADLDYFRNTYRTGMFGLYGIYGEGESTFCVASPETRKDYIECTFRQSGRVTSALASAEIGDLITYRGPYGNRFPIEEFYGKNLLFIAGGIALPPTRSVIWSCLDQRDKFGKITIVYGARTVADLVYKEELDEWQNRNDVELVLTVDPGGESPDWQYRVGFVPSVLEQAAPSPENCIAVLCGPPIMIKFTLISLGKLGFDESNVYTTLENRMKCGLGKCGRCNVGSIYVCKEGPVFTAKEVSQMPAADL